Proteins encoded by one window of Gemmatimonadales bacterium:
- a CDS encoding NAD(P)/FAD-dependent oxidoreductase — MGAGIAGLAAAERLAAAGCKVLILEGRDRVGGRVHTVHSPALQHPIELGAEFVHGRPPELRALIGTAGLALDRVPEWHEQEQGGMERPLPDIREQVQGLLGPEPEEEPDRPVAELLRQRAVELSDDVKTAVEYIESFHAAALDKIGSHALAEAEAAEAEDGEQSFRVREGYSRLADWLRARLPTQLVELRLETTITEIAWRPGRVRVSARDWAGRPSEITGSKAIITLPLGVLKATQGTRGAVRIDPEPPGWQGAFGALHMGAAQRIVLHFDEIWWARPDDSLPGFVHGGEEAFPVWWTSLPKELPILTGWTGGPRAAVLAGLTPGELLSRAVKSAAAIFGQRPKLVRDRLVQSYAHDWVSDPLALGAYSYGGVGARPARRLLATPISDTLFLAGEATAEKGRNATVHGALASGRRAAAQVLGH, encoded by the coding sequence CTGGGGGCCGGGATCGCGGGACTCGCGGCTGCGGAGCGGCTTGCCGCCGCCGGCTGCAAGGTCCTCATCCTCGAAGGACGCGACCGGGTAGGCGGACGGGTTCACACGGTTCACTCTCCGGCCCTGCAGCATCCCATCGAGCTGGGCGCGGAGTTCGTCCACGGCCGGCCGCCCGAGCTACGGGCCCTGATCGGCACCGCCGGTCTCGCCCTGGATCGCGTGCCGGAGTGGCACGAGCAAGAGCAGGGTGGGATGGAACGCCCCCTGCCCGATATCCGGGAGCAGGTCCAGGGGCTGCTTGGCCCGGAACCGGAAGAGGAGCCCGACCGGCCGGTTGCCGAGCTGCTGCGTCAACGCGCCGTCGAGCTGTCGGACGACGTGAAGACGGCCGTGGAGTACATCGAGAGCTTTCACGCCGCCGCACTCGACAAGATCGGCAGCCACGCACTCGCCGAGGCGGAGGCTGCGGAAGCGGAGGACGGAGAACAAAGCTTCCGGGTCCGAGAGGGCTACAGCCGCCTGGCCGACTGGCTCCGGGCACGGCTCCCCACCCAGTTGGTCGAGCTCCGGCTGGAGACCACGATAACCGAGATCGCCTGGCGTCCCGGACGGGTCCGGGTGTCCGCCCGGGATTGGGCCGGCAGACCGTCCGAGATCACCGGGTCGAAGGCGATCATCACGCTCCCCCTCGGCGTGCTCAAGGCGACCCAGGGAACCCGCGGCGCCGTTCGGATCGACCCGGAGCCCCCGGGCTGGCAGGGCGCCTTCGGAGCGCTCCACATGGGAGCCGCGCAGCGGATCGTGCTGCATTTCGATGAGATCTGGTGGGCCAGGCCGGACGACTCCCTGCCGGGCTTCGTCCACGGTGGCGAAGAGGCGTTCCCGGTCTGGTGGACCTCGCTGCCGAAGGAGCTGCCAATCCTGACCGGGTGGACCGGCGGACCCCGCGCCGCGGTCCTGGCCGGCCTCACGCCGGGGGAGCTCCTGAGCAGGGCGGTGAAGTCGGCGGCTGCGATTTTCGGGCAGCGGCCGAAACTGGTGCGGGATCGGCTGGTGCAGTCGTATGCCCACGACTGGGTGAGCGATCCCCTCGCGCTGGGAGCCTACAGCTATGGCGGCGTCGGTGCGCGTCCGGCGCGCCGGCTGCTGGCCACGCCTATCTCCGACACCCTCTTCCTCGCGGGCGAGGCCACCGCCGAGAAAGGGCGGAACGCCACGGTACATGGCGCACTCGCCAGCGGTCGGCGCGCGGCGGCGCAAGTACTGGGACATTGA
- a CDS encoding cytochrome b/b6 domain-containing protein codes for MDPASILVKRHHGIVRLAHWLNAVVLFGMIASGLQIYMAYRHFGLRGVPLPVPNPLDGSSIPAWARLGGWLAGGLNWHFALAWPFVLTGLLYLGFLLVTGEWRALAFRPRDVGPAIQMQLYYLRLRQEHPAQGKHNALQKAAYSFIIVLGVISALSGFAIYKPVQLAWLTGLFGGYELARYWHFVAVWLFIGFTLLHVALVFLVDPASLRAMITGWYRGRFPSHD; via the coding sequence ATGGATCCCGCGTCAATTCTCGTGAAGCGGCACCACGGCATCGTCCGATTGGCCCACTGGCTCAATGCCGTCGTTCTGTTCGGCATGATCGCCAGCGGGCTGCAGATCTACATGGCGTATCGCCATTTCGGTCTGCGCGGCGTACCCCTGCCAGTGCCGAATCCCCTGGACGGCTCGTCGATCCCCGCGTGGGCCCGGCTGGGTGGCTGGCTCGCCGGCGGCCTCAATTGGCACTTCGCCCTCGCCTGGCCGTTCGTGCTGACGGGCCTCCTCTATCTCGGCTTCCTGCTGGTGACCGGGGAGTGGCGTGCCCTGGCGTTCCGTCCCCGTGACGTCGGGCCCGCGATCCAGATGCAGCTCTACTATTTGAGGCTGCGTCAGGAGCATCCGGCCCAGGGCAAGCACAACGCGCTGCAGAAGGCGGCGTACAGCTTCATCATCGTGCTGGGCGTCATCTCGGCCTTGAGCGGCTTCGCGATCTACAAGCCGGTCCAGCTCGCCTGGCTGACCGGGCTGTTCGGCGGCTACGAACTGGCGCGCTACTGGCACTTCGTGGCGGTCTGGCTGTTCATCGGATTCACGCTCCTGCACGTGGCGCTGGTCTTCCTGGTGGACCCCGCGTCGCTGCGGGCGATGATCACCGGCTGGTACCGGGGGAGGTTTCCCAGTCATGACTGA
- a CDS encoding molybdopterin-dependent oxidoreductase encodes MTDDRRGLSRRDFMRLGVVAGPVSLLAACGWDGGPLEPRLRAFGRLNDWVSEKIFLSRTRLARQYPVAARTSPADFPAYSITHNRTGAFPALPDPDRWALEVGGLVKQPVQLSAAMLQQLPRVTYTVKHHCVEGWTAIGTWTGVPVSAVVSMVQPTPAARYLRFDSFDSKYYNGWDLASAMHPQTILAYAYNDRPLEMRHGAPLRLYSPIKLGYKLTKYLTGMTFTSERAGGYWEDQGYPWFGGI; translated from the coding sequence ATGACTGACGATAGACGGGGGTTGAGCCGCCGCGACTTCATGCGGCTGGGAGTGGTGGCCGGGCCGGTCTCGCTGCTTGCGGCCTGCGGGTGGGACGGCGGGCCGCTCGAGCCACGGCTCCGCGCGTTCGGACGGCTGAACGATTGGGTCAGTGAGAAGATCTTTCTCTCTCGCACCAGGCTGGCCAGACAATATCCCGTGGCGGCGCGGACGTCACCCGCGGACTTTCCGGCCTACTCGATCACCCACAATCGAACCGGCGCGTTCCCCGCGCTGCCGGATCCCGACAGGTGGGCGCTGGAAGTGGGCGGCCTGGTGAAGCAGCCGGTGCAGCTCTCCGCTGCCATGCTCCAGCAGCTTCCGCGCGTCACCTACACCGTGAAGCACCATTGCGTGGAGGGCTGGACGGCCATTGGCACCTGGACGGGCGTGCCGGTCTCGGCGGTGGTGAGCATGGTGCAGCCGACGCCGGCGGCTCGCTATCTCCGGTTCGACTCGTTCGACAGCAAGTACTACAACGGCTGGGACCTTGCCAGCGCGATGCACCCGCAAACGATTCTGGCCTACGCGTACAACGACCGGCCGCTGGAGATGCGCCACGGCGCTCCGCTCCGGTTGTACTCTCCGATCAAGCTGGGATACAAGCTCACCAAGTATCTGACGGGCATGACCTTCACCAGCGAACGGGCGGGCGGGTACTGGGAGGATCAGGGGTATCCGTGGTTCGGTGGGATCTGA
- a CDS encoding CPXCG motif-containing cysteine-rich protein: MGEPDDVVDTEATVRCPYCGELNQIALDPGSGSTQQYIEDCQVCCRPWRVFVNYLADGSAEVALEPESAE, encoded by the coding sequence ATGGGCGAGCCTGACGACGTGGTGGACACCGAGGCGACAGTCCGCTGTCCCTACTGCGGCGAGCTGAATCAGATCGCCCTGGACCCGGGAAGTGGATCCACCCAGCAGTACATCGAGGACTGCCAGGTGTGTTGCCGCCCCTGGCGCGTTTTCGTCAATTACCTGGCGGACGGATCAGCGGAGGTGGCGCTGGAGCCCGAATCGGCTGAATGA
- a CDS encoding beta-ketoacyl-ACP synthase III — MHSDPTPRSRFLGTGMAVPDRVVSNDELSQSMETSDEWIRTRTGIQERRWVREGETGAELGLRATLNALETAGVAAGELDAIIYATASPDHFAPGNGVFLQRLLGVGAIPSIDIRNQCSGFVYALSVADAFIRCGQFRRVLVVGSEIQSTGLDVSTRGRNTAVIFADGAGAAVLGPSQDQRGILGFDLHGDGAHAEKLWVDAPGSMYHPRVSHEQIEAGRHFLEMDGKEVFRHAVIRMPESVRAALAATGHSIADLKVLVAHQANLRIAEMIQKSLGLRDDQVYNNITHFGNTTAATIPIALDECVRSGRIVAGDLVALTAFGSGFLWGSAVVRW; from the coding sequence ATGCACTCTGATCCCACACCCCGCAGCCGATTTCTGGGAACCGGAATGGCGGTCCCCGACCGAGTCGTTTCCAACGACGAGCTCTCTCAGTCGATGGAAACCAGCGACGAATGGATCCGGACCCGGACCGGCATCCAGGAGCGCCGCTGGGTGAGAGAAGGCGAGACCGGCGCGGAGCTCGGGCTCAGAGCCACGCTCAACGCGCTCGAGACGGCGGGCGTTGCCGCTGGAGAGCTCGATGCCATCATCTATGCGACCGCCTCGCCCGACCACTTTGCACCGGGCAACGGCGTCTTCCTGCAGCGGCTGCTGGGAGTGGGGGCGATCCCCTCGATCGACATCCGGAATCAGTGCAGCGGCTTCGTGTACGCGCTCTCGGTGGCGGATGCCTTCATCCGCTGCGGCCAGTTCCGCCGGGTGCTCGTGGTCGGCTCGGAGATCCAGTCGACCGGCCTCGACGTGAGCACCCGGGGCCGGAACACCGCCGTGATCTTCGCCGACGGCGCCGGCGCGGCCGTGCTCGGCCCGAGTCAGGACCAGCGGGGCATCCTCGGCTTCGACCTGCACGGCGACGGGGCCCACGCGGAGAAGCTCTGGGTCGACGCGCCGGGATCGATGTATCACCCGCGAGTCTCCCACGAGCAAATCGAGGCCGGACGCCACTTTCTCGAGATGGATGGGAAGGAGGTGTTCCGTCATGCGGTGATCCGGATGCCGGAGTCGGTCCGGGCCGCGCTGGCGGCTACCGGCCACAGCATCGCCGATCTCAAGGTGCTGGTGGCGCACCAGGCCAACCTCCGCATCGCTGAGATGATCCAGAAGTCCCTCGGACTGCGCGACGACCAGGTCTACAACAACATCACGCACTTCGGGAACACCACGGCGGCGACGATTCCGATCGCGCTGGACGAGTGCGTGCGCTCGGGGCGCATCGTGGCGGGAGATCTGGTGGCGCTCACCGCGTTCGGATCGGGATTCCTGTGGGGCAGCGCGGTGGTCAGGTGGTGA
- a CDS encoding DUF3187 family protein: MLAGLALPGAGRAQGLPSYAPINPVATSRSGLYFQPYQEPHAGRWTATVALDYASTIEYNELPAASYILDSEVLRLRLRAARDLDRRAFLLLETDLGGAYDGFLDGFLHWYHGLLGIDIPERERRPPNAFLYEIALPGRDTIQRRSSSLFLGDLRAGLGIRLSPKLQTVVSVTLPTTTGPTGYGRGTLSASLLNSLRLVLDSRVVYEGSLGVGYTPSHGELASVERTVFLAASSGLRYRFWGRQSLYANLFFHSPYYHRTTLPGLDRRVLDLDFGWLLATRRGPEWRIGMTEDPEPGGPAVDLTFRLGVGF; encoded by the coding sequence ATGCTCGCCGGGCTGGCGCTCCCCGGCGCGGGTCGAGCGCAGGGGCTTCCGTCCTACGCGCCCATCAATCCGGTCGCGACCTCGCGGAGCGGCCTGTATTTCCAGCCGTATCAGGAGCCGCACGCCGGCCGCTGGACGGCCACCGTTGCCCTGGACTACGCCAGCACCATCGAGTACAACGAGCTCCCGGCGGCGAGCTACATCCTGGATTCTGAGGTTCTCCGGCTCCGGCTGCGTGCGGCCCGGGATCTGGACCGCCGCGCCTTTCTTCTGCTCGAGACCGACCTGGGCGGCGCCTACGATGGCTTTCTCGATGGCTTCCTCCACTGGTATCACGGCCTGCTGGGAATCGACATTCCGGAGCGCGAGAGGCGGCCCCCTAACGCCTTCCTCTACGAGATCGCGCTTCCGGGAAGGGATACCATCCAGCGGCGGTCCAGCTCGCTCTTTCTTGGCGACCTGCGGGCGGGCCTTGGCATCCGGCTGAGCCCCAAGCTGCAGACGGTCGTGTCCGTCACCCTGCCGACTACGACTGGACCGACGGGCTATGGTCGCGGGACGCTCTCCGCCAGCCTGCTCAACTCGCTCCGGCTGGTGCTCGATTCGCGGGTGGTTTACGAGGGCAGTTTAGGCGTCGGCTATACCCCGTCACACGGCGAGCTCGCCTCGGTAGAGCGCACCGTGTTCCTCGCCGCCAGCTCGGGCCTCAGATATCGTTTCTGGGGACGGCAGTCGCTCTACGCCAACCTCTTCTTTCACAGCCCATACTACCACCGAACGACACTCCCAGGCCTGGACCGGCGGGTGCTCGACCTCGATTTCGGCTGGCTGCTTGCGACCCGGCGCGGACCCGAATGGCGGATTGGCATGACGGAAGACCCGGAGCCGGGAGGCCCCGCGGTGGATCTGACTTTCCGGCTGGGAGTGGGGTTCTAG
- the aroF gene encoding 3-deoxy-7-phosphoheptulonate synthase, with product MRVAIQGTHGSFSEAAARRRWPGLITIPCREAKDVVDAVRSHQADAGCLPIENSLIGSVTTTYDQLEEAFGDGTLRLSHEILYPVHHTLMGMPGAALSGIRRVLSHPVALGQCRLWLSEHLPDVELVSAWDTAGSAEMVAEQKDPTWAAVAARHAADAHGLVPLAERIEDDPTNQTRFLAFSRSDASALPPGAEGTRRYKTSLIVLIDHRPGMLALTLQAFGVRGVNLMALQSRPERSAPWTYRFYVDIDGATADPRVAEALEEVEALAARVVVLGSYEAWVEGSRLSAPPPTPAHHTRKPDIPLIDRRRNPEGSRIQVGRLTFGGDERVLIAGPCSVESESMILETAAAVAQAGGDMLRGGAYKPRTSPYDFQGLGVKGLRYLADAREKTGLPVVTEVLSWEEVAVVGHFADMLQIGARNMQNFSLLRAASRSGKPILLKRGAGATIEEWLMAAEYVLAEGNPNVVLCERGIRTFERATRHTLDLNAVAMVLERSHLPVIVDPSHAAGVRSLVTPLSLGSLAAGACGLIVEVHPNPDQAMSDGAQSLDMAMFAELARQVHPQREARVKVALA from the coding sequence ATGCGCGTTGCGATTCAGGGCACCCACGGTTCCTTCAGCGAAGCTGCGGCCCGCCGGCGATGGCCGGGGCTGATCACCATCCCGTGCAGGGAGGCAAAGGACGTGGTGGACGCGGTGCGCTCGCATCAGGCGGATGCCGGGTGTCTACCGATCGAGAACTCACTCATCGGCTCGGTCACCACCACGTATGACCAGCTGGAGGAGGCCTTCGGCGACGGCACTCTCCGGCTCAGCCATGAGATCCTCTACCCGGTCCATCACACACTCATGGGCATGCCGGGTGCGGCGCTGTCCGGCATCCGACGGGTCCTCTCCCACCCCGTGGCTCTTGGCCAATGCCGTCTCTGGCTCTCGGAGCACCTGCCCGACGTCGAGCTGGTGAGCGCCTGGGATACCGCCGGAAGCGCCGAGATGGTGGCGGAACAGAAAGACCCGACCTGGGCGGCCGTGGCCGCACGCCATGCCGCGGATGCGCACGGTCTGGTCCCCTTGGCGGAGCGGATCGAGGACGACCCCACCAACCAGACTCGTTTCCTCGCCTTCTCCCGGTCGGACGCCTCGGCACTCCCCCCGGGTGCCGAGGGCACCAGGCGGTACAAGACGTCACTCATCGTGCTGATCGACCACCGGCCCGGCATGCTGGCGCTCACCCTCCAGGCGTTCGGCGTCCGGGGAGTGAATCTGATGGCGCTCCAGTCCCGGCCCGAGCGCTCGGCGCCGTGGACCTACCGGTTCTACGTCGATATCGACGGTGCCACCGCCGACCCCAGGGTGGCTGAAGCGCTGGAGGAGGTCGAAGCGCTGGCCGCACGGGTCGTGGTGCTGGGAAGCTATGAGGCCTGGGTGGAAGGGTCGCGGCTCTCCGCTCCTCCCCCCACACCGGCCCATCACACCAGGAAGCCGGACATTCCCCTGATCGACAGGCGCCGCAATCCCGAGGGCAGCCGGATCCAGGTCGGCCGCCTCACGTTCGGCGGGGACGAGCGAGTGCTCATTGCCGGTCCGTGCTCGGTGGAGAGCGAGTCGATGATCCTGGAGACGGCCGCGGCGGTGGCCCAGGCCGGCGGCGACATGCTCCGGGGCGGTGCTTACAAGCCGCGCACCTCCCCCTACGATTTCCAGGGACTCGGGGTGAAGGGGCTCCGATATCTGGCGGACGCCCGGGAGAAGACCGGCCTCCCGGTGGTGACCGAGGTGCTGAGCTGGGAGGAGGTCGCGGTGGTCGGCCACTTCGCCGACATGCTGCAGATCGGCGCGCGCAACATGCAGAACTTCAGCCTGCTCCGGGCCGCCAGCCGGAGCGGCAAGCCGATCCTGCTCAAGCGGGGAGCCGGTGCCACAATCGAAGAGTGGCTGATGGCTGCGGAATACGTGCTCGCCGAGGGGAATCCGAATGTCGTCCTCTGTGAGCGCGGCATCCGGACGTTCGAGCGCGCCACCCGGCACACACTGGACCTGAACGCCGTGGCCATGGTGCTCGAGCGAAGCCATCTTCCCGTCATCGTGGACCCGAGTCACGCGGCCGGCGTGCGCTCCCTGGTCACGCCTCTCAGCCTCGGCTCGCTCGCGGCGGGTGCCTGCGGCTTAATCGTGGAGGTGCACCCCAATCCGGACCAGGCGATGAGCGACGGCGCCCAGAGCCTCGACATGGCGATGTTCGCCGAGCTGGCGCGGCAGGTGCATCCCCAGAGAGAGGCACGGGTAAAGGTCGCCCTCGCCTGA
- a CDS encoding GlsB/YeaQ/YmgE family stress response membrane protein has translation MNFLWTLIIGLVVGAIAKLLMPGRDPGGFIVTMLLGVAGALLAGFLGRALGWYNNPGAGPGIIASIIGAMLLLLLYRLFVGRRGTTVP, from the coding sequence ATGAATTTCCTGTGGACCTTGATCATCGGACTGGTTGTCGGCGCGATCGCCAAGCTTCTCATGCCCGGACGGGATCCGGGTGGGTTCATCGTCACGATGCTGCTCGGCGTTGCTGGTGCCCTGCTGGCCGGGTTCTTGGGCCGGGCACTGGGTTGGTACAACAATCCGGGTGCAGGTCCCGGAATCATCGCCTCCATCATCGGCGCGATGCTCCTGTTGCTGCTCTACCGGCTGTTCGTTGGACGCAGAGGCACCACGGTACCATAG
- a CDS encoding PDZ domain-containing protein, whose product MRAYTLAGAVLTGLALALPPTARLAAQDTERPAPPDTFEEQAGPGGDRLMRIVMNRRARLGIKVNLQPRASDSLGAFVDAVTPGGPAAKAGIRSGDIITKVDGKSVLEGSRDRDEDRQSPAGLRLIELAARLQPKDTVAIEFLRGKDRRTVSVVTEDEPEMGFRTEAGGRPFMYRFDRGDAEPGPLPTRDFIERLEIPPGIDRLYGGPLADLELAPLNPDLGQYFGTSDGVLVIHAPKDGPLGLKGGDVVLAVDGRKPVSPGHLLRILRSYDRGETFKLEIVRNRKRETLSARLAEPER is encoded by the coding sequence ATGCGAGCGTATACTCTTGCCGGAGCCGTCCTCACGGGGCTGGCGCTGGCGCTCCCCCCCACCGCCCGGCTGGCGGCCCAGGACACCGAGCGGCCGGCGCCGCCCGACACCTTCGAGGAGCAGGCCGGACCCGGCGGCGACCGCCTCATGCGGATCGTCATGAACCGCCGGGCCCGCCTCGGCATCAAGGTGAACCTGCAGCCCCGGGCCTCCGACTCGCTCGGCGCCTTCGTGGACGCGGTGACCCCCGGCGGCCCCGCGGCCAAGGCGGGTATCCGCTCCGGCGACATCATCACCAAGGTGGACGGCAAGTCGGTGCTGGAAGGCAGCCGCGACCGGGACGAGGATCGGCAGTCACCGGCGGGGCTCCGCTTGATCGAGCTCGCCGCCCGGCTGCAGCCCAAGGATACCGTGGCCATCGAGTTTCTCCGCGGCAAGGATCGCCGGACGGTTTCGGTGGTCACCGAGGACGAGCCCGAGATGGGGTTCCGGACCGAGGCCGGTGGGCGGCCGTTCATGTACCGATTCGACCGGGGGGACGCCGAACCCGGACCGCTCCCGACGAGAGATTTCATCGAGCGGCTGGAGATTCCACCGGGGATAGACCGGCTGTACGGCGGACCCCTGGCCGATCTCGAGCTGGCTCCTCTCAATCCCGACCTGGGCCAGTATTTCGGCACCAGTGATGGGGTGCTGGTGATCCACGCCCCCAAGGACGGGCCCTTGGGGCTCAAAGGCGGAGATGTCGTCCTGGCGGTGGACGGGAGGAAGCCGGTCAGTCCTGGCCACCTCCTCCGGATTCTTCGGAGCTATGACCGGGGGGAAACCTTCAAGCTGGAGATCGTCCGTAACCGGAAGCGGGAAACCCTCAGCGCCCGTCTCGCCGAGCCCGAGCGCTGA
- a CDS encoding sigma-70 family RNA polymerase sigma factor, producing MDSYLLANADTVVARARAGEAAALEELYRAFEVPVYNLARRICRTAEDAEDVLQETFFEVCRSIGKYREEGSLWGWVRTIAASKALMRLRRNKYRETDELQDEVMGHRREDAHLRMDLEAALERLSETSRAVVWLHDVEGYTHDEIAEMMGKTPSFSKSQLARAHIRLRRWLGEEEVGR from the coding sequence ATGGATTCGTACCTGCTCGCCAATGCCGATACGGTCGTTGCCCGAGCCCGGGCCGGAGAGGCGGCCGCCCTCGAGGAGCTCTACCGGGCCTTCGAGGTGCCAGTCTACAACCTGGCCCGCCGGATCTGCCGGACCGCCGAAGACGCCGAGGATGTGCTGCAGGAAACCTTTTTCGAGGTGTGCCGGAGCATCGGCAAGTACCGCGAGGAGGGGAGCCTCTGGGGCTGGGTCCGGACCATCGCCGCGAGCAAGGCGCTCATGCGCCTCCGGCGCAACAAGTACCGGGAGACGGACGAGCTGCAGGACGAGGTGATGGGGCATCGCAGGGAAGACGCGCATCTGCGCATGGACCTGGAGGCGGCGCTGGAGCGCCTCTCGGAGACCTCCCGGGCGGTCGTCTGGCTGCACGACGTCGAGGGGTACACCCATGATGAGATCGCGGAGATGATGGGGAAGACTCCGAGCTTCTCCAAGTCCCAGCTGGCCCGGGCCCATATCCGGCTCCGCCGCTGGCTGGGCGAAGAGGAGGTGGGCAGATGA
- a CDS encoding VIT1/CCC1 transporter family protein, producing the protein MTTTADKDIWLHHLGDEADAAFLYRELAQAEKDAAKAELYQRLAHVEDRHVEMWRKILAENGHSVEVPPPSRGAKVRAWLAHRIGSGVLLPMLLEEEGREVKGYLNLYRESPEGAVGPTALRLAKESKEHAETLARMSGSDGEPWHKTGAGGFLRNVVYGFNDGLTANFGLVAGMIGAQGHLTGATHAVVVAGLAGMAADALSMGSSGYLAAKSEREVFEHEIAMEREEIRLMPELEQEEMSLLYQAKGIPAPQAEALAAQLMKDPARALEEQVREELKIGEAASTPMREGWVTGVATAFGAFIPVAPLVFSTSPAAIWTSFILAMISHFGVGAARSFFTGRGVIRSGMDMFLVGVGVAGIGYVLGDWIVKLL; encoded by the coding sequence ATGACGACGACTGCCGACAAGGACATCTGGCTGCACCACTTGGGAGACGAGGCCGACGCGGCGTTCCTCTACCGCGAGCTGGCCCAGGCCGAGAAGGATGCCGCCAAGGCGGAGCTGTACCAGCGGTTGGCGCACGTCGAGGACCGCCACGTGGAGATGTGGCGCAAGATCCTGGCGGAGAATGGCCATTCGGTCGAGGTCCCGCCGCCCTCACGGGGGGCCAAGGTCCGGGCCTGGCTGGCCCACCGGATCGGCAGCGGCGTTCTGCTGCCTATGCTGCTGGAGGAGGAAGGGCGGGAGGTGAAGGGCTATCTCAACCTCTACCGGGAGTCGCCGGAGGGAGCCGTCGGGCCGACGGCGCTCCGGCTAGCCAAGGAGTCGAAGGAGCACGCGGAGACGCTCGCCCGGATGAGCGGCAGCGATGGGGAGCCGTGGCATAAGACCGGGGCCGGAGGGTTTCTCCGGAACGTGGTCTATGGGTTCAATGACGGCCTCACGGCCAACTTCGGCCTGGTGGCGGGGATGATCGGCGCGCAGGGGCATCTGACGGGGGCCACTCACGCGGTCGTGGTGGCCGGGCTCGCGGGGATGGCTGCGGATGCGCTCTCCATGGGGTCCTCCGGGTACCTGGCGGCCAAGAGCGAGCGCGAGGTCTTCGAGCACGAGATCGCCATGGAGCGGGAGGAAATCCGCCTCATGCCGGAGCTGGAGCAGGAGGAGATGAGCCTGCTCTACCAGGCCAAGGGCATCCCGGCGCCGCAGGCGGAGGCGCTGGCGGCCCAGCTCATGAAGGACCCGGCACGGGCGCTGGAGGAGCAGGTCCGGGAGGAGCTCAAGATCGGCGAGGCGGCGAGCACGCCGATGCGGGAGGGCTGGGTGACGGGGGTCGCGACCGCGTTCGGCGCCTTCATTCCCGTGGCGCCGCTGGTCTTCAGCACCAGCCCTGCGGCCATCTGGACCTCGTTCATCCTGGCCATGATCTCGCACTTCGGGGTGGGCGCGGCGCGGAGCTTCTTCACCGGGCGGGGGGTGATCCGGAGCGGGATGGACATGTTCCTGGTGGGGGTCGGCGTCGCGGGAATCGGATACGTGCTCGGGGATTGGATCGTGAAGTTGCTCTAG
- a CDS encoding nuclear transport factor 2 family protein, with the protein MSSSWNQDIRAHEEENRAAFLAADLATLERLWTDDFVVNSPINVVNDKRRTLALLEAGRIRHTSLALEIEHMARHGDVVVVMGSDRVTDPPDGRITHRRFTNLWRLESGTWRCFARHANVVAQEPAA; encoded by the coding sequence ATGAGCAGCAGCTGGAATCAGGACATCCGTGCGCACGAGGAGGAGAATCGCGCCGCGTTCCTCGCCGCGGACCTCGCCACGCTCGAGCGGCTGTGGACCGACGATTTCGTGGTCAACTCCCCCATCAACGTCGTGAACGACAAGCGGCGAACGCTGGCGCTGCTCGAGGCCGGGCGCATCCGGCACACCTCGCTGGCGCTCGAGATCGAGCACATGGCCCGCCATGGCGACGTGGTGGTGGTGATGGGAAGCGACCGGGTGACCGATCCGCCGGACGGGAGGATCACGCACCGGCGCTTTACCAATCTGTGGCGGCTCGAAAGTGGTACCTGGCGCTGCTTCGCGCGCCATGCCAACGTCGTGGCGCAGGAGCCCGCGGCCTGA
- a CDS encoding DinB family protein produces the protein MAPMNELERFRQVWDMEAGLTTKVLEALPTTQYDYRPDPKGRSLGEMAWHLSEIEGYISYGITKGAVTFQEAPPNLKRPREVQLLAPGYRRVHDDAVARLADLTDAQLNREVQFVDQRLPIRTILWGAMLMHLIHHRGQLSMMCRLAGGVPPSIYGPNREEMAAMMERMQTAKV, from the coding sequence ATGGCGCCCATGAATGAGCTGGAGCGGTTTCGTCAGGTCTGGGATATGGAAGCCGGGCTCACGACCAAGGTCCTCGAAGCGCTCCCGACCACGCAGTACGACTATCGCCCGGATCCGAAGGGCCGCTCGCTGGGCGAGATGGCATGGCACCTGAGCGAGATCGAGGGGTACATCAGCTACGGCATCACCAAAGGGGCGGTCACCTTCCAGGAGGCGCCGCCCAACCTCAAGCGTCCCCGCGAGGTCCAGCTCCTGGCGCCAGGGTATCGCCGGGTGCATGACGATGCGGTGGCGCGGCTGGCGGACCTCACCGACGCGCAGCTCAACCGGGAGGTCCAGTTCGTCGATCAGCGTCTGCCGATCCGCACCATCCTCTGGGGCGCGATGCTGATGCATCTGATCCATCACCGCGGACAGCTCTCGATGATGTGCCGGTTGGCCGGCGGGGTACCACCGAGCATCTACGGGCCGAATCGGGAGGAGATGGCGGCGATGATGGAGCGGATGCAGACGGCAAAGGTCTAA